A part of Melittangium boletus DSM 14713 genomic DNA contains:
- a CDS encoding SDR family oxidoreductase produces MEATQASKGGLRVAVTGAAGEQGQLLLPLLEQDADVESILVLDVAKPSGDKVEFHRVDLTRHDAESELSEALAEHPVDVFYHLAFLHGPVRDGSLAHELEVIGTMHVLSAVGRARVPRLIVPSLTALYGARGEHPALLSEETPLAGCPGSRYITDKVEVEKQVRAFRDRHPETRVIVLRFAPLFGPRMNNPATRMLAYGVVPTLLGFDPLWQALHEEDAARALYQSLSANAEGEFNIVGRGVLPLSTLIRQAGGRPLPLPGPLYRTVLQTMTTLGGPGFPSALLDYMHFGWVANGERAEEELGFIPMFHARDAVAAMRRS; encoded by the coding sequence ATGGAAGCAACTCAAGCGAGCAAGGGCGGCCTGCGCGTCGCGGTGACGGGGGCGGCGGGCGAGCAGGGCCAGCTGCTGCTGCCGCTGCTGGAGCAGGATGCGGACGTGGAGAGCATCCTGGTGCTGGACGTGGCCAAGCCCTCCGGCGACAAGGTGGAATTCCACCGTGTGGACCTCACGCGCCACGACGCGGAGAGCGAGCTGTCCGAGGCGCTCGCCGAGCACCCCGTGGACGTCTTCTACCACTTGGCGTTCCTCCACGGCCCGGTGCGCGACGGCTCACTCGCCCACGAACTGGAAGTGATCGGCACCATGCACGTGCTGAGCGCCGTGGGCCGCGCCCGGGTGCCCCGGCTCATCGTGCCCTCGCTCACCGCCCTCTACGGCGCGCGCGGCGAGCACCCCGCCCTGCTCTCCGAGGAGACGCCCCTCGCGGGCTGCCCCGGCAGCCGCTACATCACCGACAAGGTCGAGGTGGAGAAGCAGGTGCGCGCCTTCCGGGACCGGCACCCGGAGACGCGCGTCATCGTCCTGCGCTTCGCGCCCCTGTTCGGCCCGCGCATGAACAACCCCGCCACGCGCATGCTCGCCTACGGGGTGGTGCCCACGCTGCTCGGGTTCGATCCCCTCTGGCAGGCCCTGCACGAGGAGGACGCCGCCCGCGCCCTCTATCAGTCGCTGAGCGCCAACGCCGAGGGCGAGTTCAACATCGTGGGCCGGGGGGTGCTGCCTCTCTCCACCCTCATCCGTCAGGCGGGCGGACGGCCCCTGCCCCTGCCTGGGCCCCTGTACCGCACGGTCCTCCAGACGATGACGACGCTCGGCGGCCCCGGCTTCCCCTCCGCCCTGCTCGACTACATGCACTTCGGCTGGGTCGCCAACGGCGAGCGCGCGGAAGAAGAACTCGGCTTCATTCCCATGTTCCACGCCCGGGATGCCGTGGCGGCGATGCGGAGGAGTTGA
- the mutL gene encoding DNA mismatch repair endonuclease MutL has protein sequence MARVARLSDVLINKIAAGEVVERPASVVKELVENSIDAGSRTVRVALERGGLGRITISDDGQGMSPEDARLSLERHATSKLRELDDLFTLNTKGFRGEALPAIASVSRFTLNTAEREAYVGTRITVEGGGEPLVEEAPPRVGTVISVEDLFYNTPARRKFMRRESTELQHAEEAVIRLALAHPDVSFFVEHGGQALFTSPASPTDPRERIAAALGPGVHPHLMAVEERRLGVSVTGYIASPEYTLPNARGIYTFVNRRYIRDRGLNSAIQRAFQEFLAAGRQPVVVLFIDMDPRAVDVNVHPQKLEVRFADGKGVGDAVNAAISRALRAAPWLGPPTGGEGGLAEQPRQAAHYAMAVERFLTRAQDAAWGAPMPLPGTQDASLPPRSTESLFAPQATSELLPGRAPAFGQAQPQLNEAPPPGYFGALRPMGVLGERFQVCEGPGGTLVVLDAHAALERARLMDFHKALKKESAPVPTLFGATVELTVPLARTLVEGQEALARLGLEVEPFGGTTLALKAVPPALVNADARALLEALARALPPPGSALDAVALAEPLRVLACHAARHAEGQLTEGKLRALLGELDAADFHPPCIHGTVVVLEVPLLELERRALRPAGSPRS, from the coding sequence ATGGCACGTGTCGCCCGTCTCAGTGATGTCCTCATCAACAAGATCGCCGCGGGCGAGGTGGTGGAGCGCCCGGCGTCCGTCGTGAAGGAATTGGTGGAAAACTCCATCGACGCGGGCTCGCGGACGGTGCGCGTGGCGCTGGAGCGCGGGGGGCTCGGGCGCATCACCATCTCGGACGATGGGCAGGGGATGAGCCCCGAGGACGCGCGGCTGAGCCTGGAGCGCCACGCCACGAGCAAGCTGCGCGAGCTGGACGACCTGTTCACCTTGAATACCAAGGGCTTCCGGGGCGAGGCCCTGCCGGCCATCGCGTCCGTGTCACGCTTCACCTTGAACACGGCCGAGCGCGAGGCCTATGTGGGCACGCGCATCACGGTGGAGGGGGGCGGCGAGCCCCTGGTGGAGGAGGCGCCGCCGAGGGTGGGCACGGTCATCTCGGTGGAGGACCTGTTCTACAACACGCCGGCGCGGCGCAAGTTCATGCGGCGCGAGTCCACGGAGCTGCAGCACGCGGAGGAGGCCGTCATCCGGCTGGCGCTCGCGCACCCGGACGTGTCCTTCTTCGTGGAGCACGGGGGCCAGGCGCTCTTCACCAGCCCGGCGAGCCCCACGGATCCGCGCGAGCGCATCGCCGCGGCGCTGGGGCCGGGGGTGCATCCGCACCTGATGGCGGTGGAGGAGCGGCGCCTGGGGGTGAGCGTCACGGGCTACATCGCCTCACCCGAGTACACGCTGCCCAACGCGCGCGGCATCTACACCTTCGTCAACCGCCGCTACATCCGCGACCGGGGCCTCAACAGCGCCATCCAGCGCGCCTTCCAGGAGTTCCTCGCCGCCGGGCGCCAGCCCGTGGTGGTGCTGTTCATCGACATGGATCCCCGCGCGGTGGACGTGAACGTGCACCCGCAGAAGCTGGAAGTGCGCTTCGCGGACGGCAAGGGCGTGGGGGACGCGGTGAACGCGGCCATCTCCCGGGCGCTCCGGGCGGCGCCCTGGCTCGGGCCTCCGACGGGAGGGGAGGGGGGCCTGGCGGAGCAGCCCCGGCAGGCGGCGCACTACGCCATGGCGGTGGAGCGCTTCCTCACCCGGGCCCAGGACGCCGCGTGGGGCGCGCCCATGCCCCTGCCGGGCACCCAGGACGCCTCGCTCCCGCCTCGCTCGACGGAATCACTCTTCGCGCCCCAGGCCACGTCCGAGTTGCTTCCCGGCCGCGCGCCCGCCTTCGGTCAGGCCCAGCCGCAGCTCAACGAGGCGCCCCCGCCGGGCTACTTCGGCGCGCTCAGGCCCATGGGGGTGCTCGGTGAGCGCTTCCAGGTGTGCGAGGGGCCCGGCGGCACGCTGGTGGTGCTGGACGCGCACGCGGCCCTGGAGCGGGCGCGGCTCATGGACTTCCACAAGGCCCTCAAGAAGGAGTCGGCGCCGGTGCCCACGCTCTTCGGCGCCACGGTGGAGCTGACGGTGCCGCTGGCGCGCACGCTGGTGGAGGGGCAGGAGGCCCTGGCCCGGCTCGGGCTGGAGGTGGAGCCTTTCGGGGGCACCACGCTCGCGCTCAAGGCGGTACCGCCCGCGCTGGTGAACGCGGATGCCCGGGCCCTGCTCGAGGCGCTGGCGCGCGCGCTGCCTCCTCCCGGCTCGGCGCTGGATGCCGTGGCGCTCGCCGAGCCCCTGCGCGTGCTCGCGTGTCATGCCGCGCGCCACGCCGAGGGCCAGCTCACCGAGGGCAAGCTCCGGGCGCTCCTGGGCGAATTGGACGCGGCGGACTTCCATCCCCCCTGCATCCACGGCACGGTGGTGGTGCTGGAGGTGCCCTTGTTGGAGCTGGAACGACGCGCGCTGCGTCCCGCCGGGTCTCCGAGAAGTTGA
- a CDS encoding tetratricopeptide repeat protein, whose amino-acid sequence MAAAEVKSEHDSKELSEIRKEVIEARNLVIKTDNLLKNLHAEVKAIGKRHEDLQKRQWISSGVAYVLFAALCIGGAVLVGSARGSSASAERERLEKTVAELSGQLDKQRADQTAIQTSQRSANEVYRLMTNLPGDERLKGVDELVKLDTSRLTQLERSALNDKAAQLRREIGDSAFERGKAAFRRNEMKSTIEEMTRFVAMNPPPEQLLDASFFLGVAYNNERKHDQAVPLLARFVEGDKKSKTRDYAMLLLAQSYQETNQLEKALSTVQEALGTYPNSEFAPLMRSRQSSVRRQKAGASEAAAAPAQAPAPAPAAATPAPAP is encoded by the coding sequence ATGGCTGCTGCCGAAGTGAAGTCCGAGCACGACTCCAAGGAACTGAGTGAGATCCGCAAGGAGGTCATCGAGGCTCGCAACCTCGTGATCAAGACGGACAATCTGCTCAAGAACCTCCACGCGGAGGTGAAGGCGATTGGCAAGCGTCACGAGGATCTCCAGAAGCGGCAGTGGATTTCCTCGGGCGTGGCGTACGTGCTTTTCGCGGCGCTGTGCATCGGCGGGGCGGTGCTCGTGGGCTCCGCGCGGGGCTCCAGCGCGAGCGCCGAGCGCGAGCGGCTGGAGAAGACGGTGGCCGAGCTGTCCGGTCAGCTGGACAAGCAGCGCGCGGATCAGACGGCCATCCAGACGTCCCAGCGTTCGGCGAACGAGGTCTACCGGCTGATGACGAACCTGCCCGGGGACGAGCGGCTCAAGGGCGTGGACGAGCTGGTGAAGCTGGACACGTCGCGCCTGACGCAGCTCGAGCGCTCCGCCCTCAACGACAAGGCGGCCCAGCTGCGCCGGGAGATCGGCGACTCGGCCTTCGAGCGGGGCAAGGCCGCCTTCCGGCGCAACGAGATGAAGTCGACCATCGAGGAGATGACGCGCTTCGTGGCGATGAACCCGCCGCCCGAGCAGTTGCTGGACGCGTCCTTCTTCCTGGGCGTGGCCTACAACAACGAGCGCAAGCACGATCAGGCGGTGCCGCTGCTGGCGCGCTTCGTCGAGGGCGACAAGAAGTCCAAGACGCGTGACTACGCCATGCTGCTGCTCGCCCAGTCCTACCAGGAGACGAACCAGCTGGAGAAGGCGCTGTCCACGGTGCAGGAGGCCCTGGGCACCTACCCGAACAGCGAGTTCGCGCCACTGATGCGCAGCCGCCAGTCGTCGGTGCGCCGCCAGAAGGCGGGAGCCAGCGAGGCCGCCGCGGCGCCCGCGCAGGCCCCGGCTCCCGCTCCAGCGGCCGCCACGCCCGCTCCGGCGCCCTGA
- a CDS encoding FHA domain-containing protein, whose protein sequence is MLSIQELRALGASLTSGAFRRQLGPFVLVQRPPGRPSSAVLDPTRVASAGVIEKGMLTLLFEFEELLITTLPPLARVEELSVGRLPDCDVFIDDPSVSKRHAVLNWSDSPARCTVRDLGSTNGTFLNANSLSAREAVLKDGDILSFGNVQFWYLMTDTLHARLRSPRR, encoded by the coding sequence GTGCTGTCCATCCAGGAACTGCGCGCGCTCGGCGCGTCACTGACCTCTGGGGCGTTTCGCCGTCAACTCGGCCCCTTCGTGCTCGTCCAACGCCCGCCCGGCAGGCCCTCGTCCGCCGTCCTCGATCCCACGCGCGTGGCCTCGGCCGGTGTCATCGAGAAGGGCATGCTGACGCTGCTCTTCGAGTTCGAGGAGCTGCTCATCACCACCCTGCCGCCGCTCGCGCGCGTGGAGGAGTTGAGCGTGGGCCGGCTGCCGGACTGCGACGTGTTCATCGACGATCCGTCGGTGTCCAAGCGGCACGCGGTGCTCAACTGGAGCGATTCACCCGCCCGCTGCACGGTGCGCGACCTGGGCTCCACCAACGGCACGTTCCTCAACGCGAACTCGCTGAGCGCGCGCGAGGCGGTGCTCAAGGATGGAGACATCCTGAGCTTCGGCAACGTGCAGTTCTGGTACCTGATGACGGACACGCTGCACGCGCGGCTGCGCTCGCCGCGGCGCTGA
- the greA gene encoding transcription elongation factor GreA: MSGSGNIPMTPSGLRKLKEELKHLQSVERGKISREIEVARAHGDLRENAEYHAAKEKQSHIEGRILNLNDWIARAEVIDPAKLGGDKVVFGATVDLLDLESDKTVSYRLVGELEADLKKRWIAVTSPVARALIGKKKGDTVTVQSPGGTREYDVQEIRFEDPQEEAPSEG, translated from the coding sequence ATGAGCGGCAGCGGGAACATTCCGATGACGCCCTCGGGGTTGCGGAAGCTGAAGGAAGAGCTGAAGCACCTTCAATCCGTCGAGCGCGGCAAGATCTCCCGGGAGATCGAGGTCGCGCGCGCCCACGGAGACCTGCGTGAGAACGCCGAGTACCACGCGGCCAAGGAGAAGCAGTCCCACATCGAGGGCCGTATCCTGAACCTCAATGATTGGATTGCCCGGGCCGAGGTGATCGATCCGGCCAAGCTCGGCGGGGACAAGGTCGTCTTCGGCGCCACGGTGGATTTGCTGGACCTGGAGTCGGACAAGACCGTGTCCTACCGCCTGGTGGGCGAGCTGGAGGCGGACCTCAAGAAGCGGTGGATCGCCGTGACGTCGCCGGTGGCGCGGGCCCTCATCGGCAAGAAGAAGGGCGACACCGTGACGGTGCAGAGCCCCGGCGGGACGCGCGAGTACGACGTCCAGGAGATTCGCTTCGAGGATCCCCAGGAAGAGGCCCCCTCGGAAGGCTGA
- the recG gene encoding ATP-dependent DNA helicase RecG — MDPTVNHPLASLVGPLRYACRSDFARLSTVKDLRGLLERTLAGATGVDAKALEHLRAALPHVDDVTVERRKAALRGVVAGLRMSGVPLPEDLAQVAAAAPAPVSRQPARSAAPSGLVPAWKSTEPLRPPPPPATRPPAARPPPPPAPAPAENAPPPRRKKKRVAKGQEESRAEAKLLSIAPRSGPLAIPLKTMGKKLGPRLLAALNKKGLRRVGDILFLLPRCYEDRRELRTISELMPGERGVTVGEVKVADFVPGRTGKRMFRAVVADRSGSIAATYFNAGPWLKARFPVGKKLVLSGEVRASLSGREMSHPEIESADDLEGSSVHFNRIVPVYPGFERGDQRSFRELASVVSESYASHLEEPLPEALRGRLKLMTLPEALRSIHFPAGNADPELLDKHLSPAHRRLAFDELFFLQLGMGLKRQDVKREQGIRFDVSAPRQEKARGALPFELTGAQKRVLEEIAQDMGHDEPMNRLVQGDVGSGKTAVAAASALVALQDGYQVAVMAPTEILAEQHERTFRKLLEPLGYKVGLVSAAGTAKKKREVRDAVARGEIHLAVGTHALIQEGVAFQKLGFVVIDEQHRFGVLQRHMLMSKGVFPDVLVMTATPIPRTLAMTLYGDLDVSVIDELPPGRTPVKTRVFNDKQRARVYEAVASEVAKGHQAYVVYPLVEESEKLDLEDATRGVDKLREVFPGVEVGLLHGRMKPEEKDGVMDAFRAGSIQILVCTTVVEVGVDVPNASVMAIESAERFGLSQLHQLRGRVGRGAAVSYCFLVANLARSSMESSERLGVMEHSSDGFVIAEKDLEIRGPGEFLGTRQSGLPELAVANLARDGDLISLAQQEARRILAADPRLESAEHQGLVKALEERWEGRLALARVG, encoded by the coding sequence TTGGACCCGACCGTGAACCATCCGCTCGCCAGCCTCGTGGGACCCCTGAGGTACGCCTGCCGAAGTGACTTCGCCCGGCTGTCGACGGTGAAGGATTTGCGCGGCCTGCTGGAGCGCACCCTGGCCGGGGCCACGGGCGTGGACGCGAAGGCGCTCGAGCACCTGCGCGCGGCGCTGCCGCACGTGGACGATGTCACCGTGGAGCGGCGCAAGGCGGCGCTGCGGGGGGTCGTGGCCGGGTTGCGCATGAGCGGCGTGCCTCTGCCCGAGGACCTGGCCCAGGTCGCCGCGGCGGCTCCCGCCCCCGTCTCCCGGCAGCCCGCCCGGAGCGCGGCGCCCTCGGGGCTCGTCCCCGCGTGGAAGTCCACCGAGCCCCTGCGCCCGCCGCCTCCCCCCGCCACCCGGCCTCCCGCCGCCCGGCCTCCGCCACCGCCTGCCCCGGCGCCCGCCGAGAACGCACCGCCCCCACGGCGCAAGAAGAAGCGGGTGGCGAAGGGACAAGAGGAGTCGCGCGCGGAGGCGAAGCTGCTGTCCATCGCGCCGCGCTCGGGCCCCCTGGCGATTCCGCTCAAGACGATGGGCAAGAAGCTGGGCCCCCGGCTGCTCGCGGCGCTCAACAAGAAGGGCCTGCGGCGGGTGGGGGACATCCTCTTCCTGCTGCCGCGCTGCTACGAGGACCGGCGCGAGCTGCGCACCATCTCCGAGCTGATGCCGGGAGAGCGCGGGGTGACGGTGGGCGAGGTGAAGGTGGCGGACTTCGTGCCGGGCCGCACGGGCAAGCGCATGTTCCGCGCCGTGGTGGCGGACCGCTCCGGGAGCATCGCCGCCACGTATTTCAACGCCGGCCCCTGGCTCAAGGCGCGCTTTCCCGTGGGCAAGAAGCTGGTGCTGTCCGGCGAGGTGCGCGCCTCGCTGTCGGGACGGGAGATGTCCCACCCGGAGATTGAATCCGCGGACGACCTCGAGGGCTCCTCGGTGCACTTCAACCGCATCGTCCCGGTGTACCCGGGCTTCGAGCGGGGGGATCAACGCTCGTTCCGCGAGCTCGCCTCGGTGGTCAGCGAGTCCTACGCGAGCCACCTGGAGGAGCCGTTGCCGGAAGCGCTGCGCGGCAGGTTGAAGTTGATGACGCTGCCGGAGGCCCTGCGCTCCATCCACTTCCCCGCGGGCAACGCGGACCCGGAGCTGTTGGACAAGCACCTGAGCCCGGCGCACCGGCGGCTCGCGTTCGACGAGCTCTTCTTCCTGCAACTGGGCATGGGGCTCAAGCGCCAGGACGTGAAGCGCGAGCAGGGCATTCGCTTCGACGTGTCGGCGCCCCGTCAAGAGAAGGCGCGAGGCGCGCTGCCCTTCGAGCTCACGGGCGCGCAGAAGCGGGTGCTCGAGGAGATCGCCCAGGACATGGGCCATGACGAGCCGATGAACCGGCTGGTGCAGGGCGACGTGGGCTCGGGCAAGACGGCGGTGGCGGCGGCGTCCGCGCTCGTGGCGTTGCAGGATGGCTACCAGGTGGCGGTGATGGCGCCCACGGAGATCCTCGCCGAGCAGCACGAGCGCACCTTCCGCAAGCTCCTGGAGCCCCTGGGCTACAAGGTGGGCCTGGTGAGCGCGGCGGGCACGGCGAAGAAGAAGCGCGAGGTGCGCGACGCGGTGGCTCGCGGGGAGATCCACCTCGCCGTGGGCACGCACGCGCTCATCCAGGAGGGCGTGGCCTTCCAGAAGCTGGGCTTCGTGGTGATCGACGAGCAGCACCGCTTCGGCGTGTTGCAGCGGCACATGCTGATGAGCAAGGGCGTGTTCCCGGACGTGCTGGTGATGACGGCCACGCCCATTCCGCGCACGCTGGCGATGACGCTCTACGGGGACCTGGACGTGTCCGTCATCGACGAGCTGCCCCCCGGGCGCACGCCCGTCAAGACCCGCGTCTTCAACGACAAGCAGCGCGCGCGCGTCTACGAGGCGGTGGCCAGCGAGGTGGCCAAGGGCCATCAGGCCTATGTGGTGTACCCGCTCGTGGAGGAGTCGGAGAAGTTGGACCTGGAAGACGCCACGCGCGGGGTGGACAAGCTGCGCGAGGTGTTTCCGGGCGTCGAGGTGGGGCTGCTGCACGGCCGGATGAAGCCCGAGGAGAAGGACGGGGTGATGGACGCCTTCCGCGCGGGGAGCATCCAGATCCTCGTGTGCACCACGGTGGTGGAGGTGGGCGTGGACGTGCCGAACGCCTCGGTGATGGCGATCGAGTCCGCGGAGCGCTTCGGCCTGTCTCAGTTGCACCAGCTGCGCGGACGCGTGGGCCGAGGCGCGGCGGTGAGCTACTGCTTCCTGGTGGCCAACCTGGCGCGCTCGTCCATGGAGTCCTCGGAGCGGCTGGGGGTGATGGAGCACAGCAGTGACGGCTTCGTCATCGCGGAGAAGGATCTGGAGATCCGCGGACCCGGCGAGTTCCTCGGCACGCGCCAGAGCGGCCTGCCGGAACTGGCGGTGGCCAACCTCGCGCGGGACGGGGATTTGATCTCCCTGGCCCAGCAGGAGGCGCGGCGCATCCTCGCCGCGGATCCCCGGCTGGAGTCCGCCGAGCACCAGGGCCTGGTCAAGGCGCTCGAGGAGCGCTGGGAAGGCCGGCTCGCGCTCGCCCGCGTGGGGTAG